Within the Scyliorhinus canicula chromosome 18, sScyCan1.1, whole genome shotgun sequence genome, the region GCAGCCGgtcgcacagctgcctcacggcgctgaggtcccaggttcgatcccggctctgggtcactgtccgtgtggagtttgcacattctccccgtgtctgcgtgggtttcgcccccacaacccaaagatgtgcatggtaggtggattggccacgctaaattgccccttaattggaaaaaatgtattgggtactctaaatttatttttataaaaagaaTTGCAGCTGGTCTTAATATCACATTTTTAATGTGcttttttaaacatttaaataATTTAACTTAATATACCAGAGCAAATTAACAGGTTACATTTTATAAACCAAGTGTACATTGATTGCTATTACACTCATCTACGTCAGCTGTTCTTCTTTTGGTAACAAACTGTTCTTCTTTTGGCAACAAGCTGTTTTACGAAATCCTTATCTGTTTTCAGGTATGTCCAGGGGAGTGGCCTTTATTCGGTTTGACAGGAAATCTGAAGCAGATGAAGCTATTAATAATCTGAATGGGCACAAACCACCTGGTGCTGTTGAACCTATTACAGTAAAACTTGCAGCCAATCCTAACCAGAAAACAAATGCATCGCTGCTGGCACAACTGTACCATTCACCAGCAAGGCGCTTTCCAGGACCGTTGCACCATCAGGCACAGAGATTCAGGTGTGTTTTGTCACTCTCACTGGTGCTAATTctgaattgctttttttttatCGATGAGGAAGCAAGAAAGAACATGAAAGCCTACTTCACCTTTTATGGATTTCAACCACCTTTTACTTCAAGATTACTTCGTACAGTGATTCATTCAGTACCAAAAAATGACTTCAATCCTCCTGGACTAGAGGCTGCAGCATGTTTTGCCACTATTTTCCTGTTAGAATTTATTGTGGACTCTTTCAGATATAGTACTGAATTTTGCAACTAGGGTAGCTGATGTGCCTGACCATTCATTAATGAGCACCAGTTTGGACACTGGTTATCTCAGATAATTTATCAAATTTCTGTTTGTAGTATAAATAGATTTGTCATTTCTCATTGTCTCTTTTGCAGTAAATGCTGAAAAGACGATGGGCATGTCCAGAAAGGCTTATTCAACGAGGGGTCACTAAACActgctaaatgatctgtttgagctgcacacggaaaaatatttttcactgtacctcggtacacgtgacaataaataaacaaattcaaatttTATGAAGAAATGGATATTCAAATATTTCTTGTTGCAGTGGACAAGATCCATTTTTCCAAACCATCAAATGATGTACAAATTATTAAATCCATTCTGTCCATTTTGATTTAGGTTGAATCATCATTCAACACCATGGCAGCCCCAAGTATATATTGTGCTCTTTGGTGTTTTCAACCCACGCCATGTCTGTATCTTTCTCTCCATTTTTTTCACCATTATTTTTCTGTTTATTTTGCTGGTCTCTGCCACAATAGGGAAGAGGTGAGGTGACAACATCATTGCTATTAAGCCTGAAACTTGAGAAGAATGCTGGAGACCGCGCTGTATGTTTGAGGAAATGACAGACTGAAAGAAGTTTTATTCTGATGATATGAAATTATTAGGTGACAATCCTTGGGCTCAATGGCTTTCTAACAGCTATTTTGGGTAATGCTAAGTAGGGTGGCCAAGCCTCAACAGCAACCCTTCTCCCACCTCTAGCCACATACGATTAAGAGCAAGTGAGTGCAAAGGACTTGCTTGGGGCAGGTGGGGAGAAGCAACCGACGCAGTTATCTTCCaatgaagaatttttaaaaatcaagcagaTTCAACGGGGATGCAAAGGCTAATATGCTTATCACCCCAGCCATGTTGCTTTACCCTTTAAGCGAGGACGTGCCTCAAAAATTTACAATACTATATGTCTGACTGGATGGGATAAATAAATTCCTTGTGACAAGCCTCACCTGTTGAATGACTGTTTGGCGAGAGTGGTCCTGATTAAACATGTTCAGAGCCATTTTGTGGCCACCTACTGGCGTCCCAGTATACTCGTGAAGAGACACAAACAATGCTGTACGTTATTAAGGAGTGTCCCTTCTACAGAGTCATTCGCGGACTAATCACCATAAACTCCGCCAATGAGGATGTTGCTTGGCTTCGGGGATTTTCATTCGCTAAATAAAATTGGATGGGAGAAAATAACTGATGGAGATGTGTGCATCTGCCTAATGTGTATGCTGGCACCACTGTCTGATAGCTCAGGTCTCCATTGATGTAAAAACAAAAGTTCAAGGTTTGGACTACACCACCATATGATTTAGATGACTATATATTCCATAATTTATGTAATTTTAGATTTGCATTTGACATTTGAAAATGCTTTCTTATTTGTCTTGTCAAAATGTCCAGCATCAGCTATTTGTGTGCTCCAAATCTAGCTAGTAACTTTAGGTTTCTCCAGATACTTCCTTTACAATGAAGTTTGCTAGAAAATTGCAGGATTTGGTATTGGGCACTTTATCAATATTACGTAGCTTCAGCTTTTGACTGGAATATGGTTATAGTTTGGATGCTTTTATGTTTGGTGATTCTGTAGTTCAGGTTGCAGGATAGTAAAGCTAATGAGCCAACTTTGGGTAGGAttttccacacacactcatggcgTTTTTCACGGAGATGGCCTGGCATTGGCTGAGGGCAGTGTGTTCTGATCCCACTGCTGTCAAGAGGGTTTCCTGCCCTGTGCACCCCGCAGTCAATGGGATCGGAAGATCCCGCCAACGAGAACAGTCGAAAAACTTTGGCTTTTGTATTTGTCTCGATAAAGCTGCGCCTTTGTAGCAGCGTATCTAAAAGCTGCTGTGTAAGGAAGCTGCAGTGGTAAGGAAACTATACTTGTTTGTGTGTGGAATGAATCTGACAGAAGGAAACTTGATAACCCTTTGACTGTACTTGTGTAAAAATGTACAATAGAGTTACGTTGGGCTACAGTGTAGGGGTTTGCATAATATCAGTTTTAAGTGAAAGGTTTTTGTTCTGGACGATATGTTAATTCCTGCATTTGTCTAAATGGATCAGTCCCACTAAGACTGACTCAATGGCTTAACACCAATAGTCTTCCCAAACCCCAGTAATGCACTTTTTATTgtccttttatttattttcttcgtAGGGCAAGGGTATGAGAATTTTTACTAATTTTCATTTGTTTTCGTCACTTTGAAGCTTTTGCCACCAACTTAaagttaattttctttgtttgtttgttagGTTTTCGCCGATGAGTGTTGACAATATGAGTAGTTTGTCAGGTGTGAACGTTGGTGGTCACAATCCATCTGGCTGGTGCATCTTCATCTACAACCTGGGCCAAGACGCAGATGAGGGGATCCTGTGGCAGATGTTTGGCCCATTCGGAGCCGTGACCAATGTCAAAGTTATACGTGATTTCAACACCAACAAATGCAAAGGGTTTGGCTTTGTAACCATGACAAACTATGAAGAGGCTGCCATGGCCATTGCTAGCCTGAATGGCTATCGCCTCGGAGACAAAATCCTCCAGGTCTCCTTCAAAACCAGCAAGTCACACAAGGTGTAATTTAAAGCTTGTGCTCATTTGTAAGCATTCGATTAGAAATACACTGCTGAACGGTGAATAAGTCCACTAGTGTAAAGCAACTCTTACTGTTGTGACAGAAGTGTTTTGTCTACCATTCTAGATGAATAAGTGAAAAGGATTTTTTTAtattagtactctgggatgcaactAACATGAAATGTTCAAAAGTTTGATacatttccttccatgttcaccTCCTTTCTTCCTACCCACCCAAAAAAGGAGGGTAAAATACTGAACTGTATAGTAGTTCCATGAATTTGAAATAATATCGCTTTAAATTGCAATATTCATTCCATTTTAATATAATCAGTTGTGTAACTAGCAGTTCTTGGTTGATTCCTGCAGTATCATTAGCATAGGCGTTACGCATTAGTGAACCTTTTTGAATTAAAATGTTGATTTGTGCCTGTATAATTAATATGTTTAGTATTAAGTTCATCCAGACTCCTGAGCTATGGCTGTAATTTACAGTTTTCTGTAGATAAGTGTAAATGGCACACCTGTGTCCTCCTTGTCTCATGAAATATGGAGGTAGGTGCAAAACAATTCAGTTTTAATTCCTGGCATAAGTATGTGAGCCAATAATCTTAATGAGATTTAGTGTACAGTACTAAAATGGAGCAGGTGACTAGCAAATTTGCCAAATTTCTGGGTGAATGGAACATTTTGGTTGGGAAGTTTCATGTGATACAGGATTAATTCTCGTTAGAATATTATCCTGGAAATTCAAACCTTTGAACATTTGTAGGTTTGTTGCACCCCATCTAGTGAactccatttcttttttaaaaagtttttgttTTTTGCATAATTGACATGCTAAGTTGGGATAATGCGTCAGAATAGAAAGTACTTAATGTTTTTTTCATGCAGGTTAGCTGTCAACACGAAGCTTTGTTAAAATAGATTTAAAGAAGACTAATCTAAAGTTTTTACAAACTGCCTTTGAACTTAGTTAATGTTCTGTTATATAATttcttttcattttgtttcctttgttttgtTTGACTATTGATTTTACTTTTGCATTTATGATCattaaatttgttttgttttgctccaattttgttttgtttttgttatttttctgttttaaagTTCATTTGCTGTTTAGCGCTTCAAAATTTTGTTTTAGAATTAAGGGTAGGGATTGAGGGGCCAGTGTGCAGATAGGCACCTGATCTTTAGGTACCCTGCCAAAGAGATTTACACCTTGTGCTGAAGTGGGCTTCACAGAGCATCTATTTTTATAAATAAACTTTTTACAGGAGTGCTAGCAGGGAATTTTGAGTGGAAAGTTTTGTATGCCAACTGGTGAGCTTTTAAATAAATTAACCAGACTACAACCTTCAGTAGACAGTTAGCTGTAGCCGGCTTTTAAATCTTTTTAGAGACAAATCCACTGGTCCTGTTTGAATTAGGAAAGATTGCAAAGAGGGAGGGAAGTTGTATTACTTATGTTTAGTGCATGATTATGAATTGTGGTTGGAGAAACTAAACTATTTAGACCCGTGGTAAATGCACACTCCAATTTGGCCTCAAATGTATCGGTAAGGGAGCTGATACCAAATGTTCCATTACTTTGGACATATGTTTAAACACCAGAATATGATCTGTGAATGTTATTGGAGTATCTCAAAATATGAATATTTAAGAAAAGTGGACTTTCAGTTGATCTCCTTTTCTCATTCCCCAGCCCCTTAGTACTTCAAAACTCCTGAAGGAAGAAGCTGGAGGA harbors:
- the LOC119953361 gene encoding ELAV-like protein 1 isoform X2, whose amino-acid sequence is MSNDQSCYSNGYQAELDLMAEECKDHGDDNIRTNLIVNYLPQNMTQDELRSLFGSIGEVESAKLIRDKVAGHSLGYGFVNYVAAKDAERAINTLNGLRLQSKTIKVSYARPSSDSIKDANLYVSGLPKTMTQKDLEQLFGRYGRIITSRVLVDQVTGMSRGVAFIRFDRKSEADEAINNLNGHKPPGAVEPITVKLAANPNQKTNASLLAQLYHSPARRFPGPLHHQAQRFRFSPMSVDNMSSLSGVNVGGHNPSGWCIFIYNLGQDADEGILWQMFGPFGAVTNVKVIRDFNTNKCKGFGFVTMTNYEEAAMAIASLNGYRLGDKILQVSFKTSKSHKV
- the LOC119953361 gene encoding ELAV-like protein 1 isoform X1 — translated: MSNDQSCYSNGYQAELDLMAEECKDHGDDNIRTNLIVNYLPQNMTQDELRSLFGSIGEVESAKLIRDKVAGKDLSGHSLGYGFVNYVAAKDAERAINTLNGLRLQSKTIKVSYARPSSDSIKDANLYVSGLPKTMTQKDLEQLFGRYGRIITSRVLVDQVTGMSRGVAFIRFDRKSEADEAINNLNGHKPPGAVEPITVKLAANPNQKTNASLLAQLYHSPARRFPGPLHHQAQRFRFSPMSVDNMSSLSGVNVGGHNPSGWCIFIYNLGQDADEGILWQMFGPFGAVTNVKVIRDFNTNKCKGFGFVTMTNYEEAAMAIASLNGYRLGDKILQVSFKTSKSHKV